A region of Lemur catta isolate mLemCat1 chromosome 22, mLemCat1.pri, whole genome shotgun sequence DNA encodes the following proteins:
- the MBOAT4 gene encoding ghrelin O-acyltransferase, whose protein sequence is MDWLQLFLIHPVSLYQGAAFPFALLFNYLCRKDSFSTCARYLFLLAGGGALALAAMGPYAALVFIPAVCAVALLCSLGPQEVHRWAFFFQMSWQTLCHLGLHYTEYYLQEPPSVRFCITLSSLMLLTQRVTSLSLDICEGKVEATSGGIKSRSSLSGRLGKALPYFSYLLFFPALLGGPLCSFQRFQARVQGSSSLCPSHSFWALTWRAVQILGLECLKVGMRRVVGAGAGLTDCRQLECVYVMWATAGLFKLTYYSQWILDDSVLHAAGFGPEAGQSPGEEGYVPDEDIWTLETTHRISLFTRKWNQSTARWLRRLVFQHSRVWPLLQTFAFSAWWHGLHPGQVFGFLCWAVMVKADYPIHAFANLFIKSWPARLLYRTLAWAHTQLIIAYIMLAVEVRSLSSLWLLCSSYNSVFPMVYCVLLLLLAKRKHKFN, encoded by the exons ATGGATTGGCTTCAGCTGTTCCTCATCCATCCTGTGTCACTTTATCAGGGGGCTGCGTTTCCTTTTGCACTTCTGTTTAATTATCTCTGCAGGAAGGATTCATTTTCCACTTGTGCCAG GTACCTCTTCCTCCTGGCTGGGGGAGGCGCCCTGGCCTTGGCCGCCATGGGTCCCTACGCGGCACTTGTCTTCATCCCTGCTGTCTGTGCCGTGGCTCTCCTCTGCTCCCTCGGCCCGCAGGAAGTCCACAGGTGGGCTTTCTTCTTCCAGATGAGCTGGCAGACCCTGTGTCACCTGGGGCTGCACTACACGGAGTATTACCTGCAAGAGCCTCCTTCCGTGAG GTTCTGCATCACTCTTTCTTCTCTCATGCTCTTGACCCAGAGGGTCACGTCCCTCTCACTGGACATTTGTGAGGGGAAAGTGGAGGCAACATCAGGAGGCATCAAGAGCAGGAGCTCTCTGTCTGGGCGTCTGGGTAAGGCACTGCCCTATTTCAGCTACTTGCTCTTTTTCCCTGCTCTCCTGGGAGGCCCTTTGTGTTCCTTCCAGCGATTTCAGGCTCGTGTTCAAGGGTCCAGCTCTTTGTGTCCCAGTCACTCTTTCTGGGCCCTGACCTGGAGGGCTGTGCAGATTCTAGGACTAGAGTGCCTCAAGGTGGGCATGCGGAGGGTGGTGGGTGCAGGCGCGGGACTGACCGATTGCCGGCAGCTTGAGTGTGTCTATGTCATGTGGGCCACAGCCGGGCTCTTCAAACTCACCTACTACTCCCAGTGGATCCTGGATGACTCTGTCCTCCATGCAGCAGGCTTTGGGCCTGAGGCTGGTcagagccctggggaggagggataTGTCCCCGATGAGGACATCTGGacactggaaacaacccacagGATATCCCTGTTCACGAGAAAGTGGAACCAGAGCACTGCTCGGTGGCTCAGACGGCTCGTGTTCCAGCACAGCAGGGTCTGGCCACTGCTGCAGACATTTGCCTTCTCTGCCTGGTGGCATGGGCTCCATCCAGGACAGGTGTTCGGTTTCCTCTGCTGGGCTGTGATGGTCAAAGCTGACTACCCGATTCACGCCTTTGCCAATTTGTTTATCAAATCCTGGCCGGCGAGGCTGCTCTACAGAACCCTCGCCTGGGCCCACACGCAGCTGATCATCGCCTACATAATGCTGGCTGTGGAGGTCAGGAGCCTCtcttccctctggctgctgtgcagCTCATACAACAGCGTCTTTCCCATGGTGTACTGTGTTCTGCTTCTGCTATTAGCGAAGAGAAAGCACAAATTTAACTGA
- the LEPROTL1 gene encoding leptin receptor overlapping transcript-like 1, with product MAGIKALISLSFGGAVGLMFLMLGCALPIYNQYWPLFVLFFYILSPIPYCIARRLVDDTDAMSNACKELAIFLTTGIVVSAFGLPIVFARAHLIEWGACALVLTGNTVIFATILGFFLVFGSNDDFSWQQW from the exons ATGGCCGGCATCAAAG CTTTGATTAGTTTGTCCTTTGGAGGAGCAGTCGGGCTGATGTTTTTGATGCTTGGATGTGCCCTGCCAATATACAA ccaATACTGGCCcctctttgttctgtttttttacaTCCTTTCACCTATTCCATACTGCATAGCAAGAAGATTAGTGGATGATACAGATGCTATGAGTAACGCTTGTAAGGAACTTGCCATATTTCTTACAACAGGCATTGTTGTCTCAGCTTTTGGACTCCCTATTGTATTTGCCAGAGCACATCTG ATTGAGTGGGGAGCTTGTGCACTTGTTCTCACAGGAAACACAGTCATCTTTGCAACTATACTAGGCTTTTTCTTGGTCTTTGGAAGCAATGATGACTTCAGCTGGCAGCAGTGGTGA